Part of the Paracoccus sp. MC1862 genome, GCGCGGCGATGCCGGGCCACGATCCCCGGCTGCCGATCAGCCCGACCGCGCTGATGCTGTCGATGGAGGCGATGATCCGACCCGCCGGACGCTTCACCGCCGGCTTCGAGATGGAGGGCGAGGCCTTCGCCCTGACCGCCGACGCGCAAGGCCTGCACATCCGCCGCACCGACGCAGCGGCCGGAGAGATGAGTTTCACCGGCCATCCCAACGACATGGCCGCGACGATCTACGGCCCCGTTCCGCTGGCGGATGTCGCCGCAAGCGGGCAGGTCCGTTTCACCGGCGACCTTTCGCGCGGGCAGGGTTTCGTGGACCTGTTCCGCCTGCGTCGCCCCATTCCCGCAGGAGAAGACGCATGACCCGCCTTATCCCCCATCTGTGGTACAATTCCGAGGCCGAGGAAGCCGCCCGCTTCTATGCCTCGGTGATCCCTGACAGCCGGATCGACCACGTCACGACGATGCCCATCGAAACCCCGTCAGGCCCGCCCGGCAGCGTCACCATTGTCGAGTTCACGCTGGCAGGACAGCCGATGGTCGGCTTCACCGGCGGACCGATGGACACGTTCAACCATGCAATCTCACTGATGGTCGAATGCGACACGCAAGGAGAGATCGACCGCATCTGGGACGCGCTTCTGGACGGCGGCGCCCCTGAACAATGCGGCTGGCTGCGCGACCGCTGGGGCGTGGCGTGGCAGATCGCCCCAAAGCGGCTGGCCGAGATGATGCGAAGCAACGACCGAGCCGCCGCGGCGCGTACCGCGCAGGCGATGATGGGGATGGTCAAGCTGGACCTCGCCGAACTGGAACGCGCCTTCGCGGGCTGAGCGTCATATTGCCCGGTCAAACTTGGTGGACAGGTGGACAAGGCTTTCCGACGACCGCACCCCCGTCAGATTGCCGATGCGGTCCAGCACCTCGTCCAGTTCCACCGTCGATGCGCAGCCGAGCTGCAGCAGAAGATCGACCCGCCCGCTGGTGGAATGCACCTTCTCGACCGCCGGCAACGCCTTGAGCCGGCCAAGGATCGCGGCCTGCGCCCTCGGCTCGATCGTCAGAAGGCAGGTCGCGCGGATGCGGGTGACGCGGGCGGCCTCGCCTAGCCGCAGCGTGTAGCCCGCGATGGCGCCCGTGGTTTCCAGCCGTTCCAGCCGGGCCTGCACCGTTGACCGGGCGAGCTTCAGCCGCCGCGCCAGCACCGCCACCGACATCCGCGCATCCTGCCCCAGATGCGCGATGATCGCGCGGTCGGTGTCGTCCATGGTCCCTCTTGTCGATTTGACGGCCTTGCCGGTCACATTAACCGGCCCCGCGCGACGATCCATCCTTTTCATCGCCCCGAATGCGTCCCATAGGGCGCTTTCCGCGTTGATCGGCGGACCCCCCGGACATGGAAAGGATTGCGCATGGGACTGACCGAAGGCCACCTGGCCAAGACCATGTGGGAGAACCCGGCCGAGATCGTCCGCAGCCTCAAGCCCGAGAACCCGGTGATGGTCTTCGCCCCCACCGTCCTGCAGGACCGCGCCCGCGCCTTCCTGGCGGGCTTTCCCGGCTTCGTCACCTATGCCGTCAAGTCGAACCCCGACGAGGCGGTGATCCAGAATCTCGTGCAGGCGGGGATCAAGGGCTTCGACGTGGCCTCGCCCTTCGAGATCGACCTGATCGGCCGCCTCGCCCCCATGGCCGTGCGGCATTACCACAACCCGGTGCGAAGCCGCGCCGAGATCGCCCATGCGGTGGCCGCCGGCATCAAGGCCTGGTCGGTGGACAGCCAGACCGAACTGGACAAGCTGTTCGAGCAGGTGCCCACGGACGCCTGCGAGATTTCGCCCCGCTTCAAGCTGCCGGTGCTGGGCGCGGCCTATGATTTCGGGTCCAAGTTCGGCGCCAGCCCCGAGCTTGCGGCAGACCTGCTGCGTGCGGTCCATGAGAAAGGCTACACCGCCTCGCTGACCTTCCACCCCGGCACGCAATGCACCGACCCGCACGCATGGGAACAGTATATCCGCACCGCCGCCGAGATCGCCGAGATGGCGGGCGTCCGGCCCAAGCGCCTGAACGTCGGCGGCGGCTTCCCGTCCTGGCGCGTCCACGGGGTGGAACCCGACCTGTCCGCGATCTTCGACCTGATCGGCCGCACCACGGCGGAAGCCTTCGGCGCGGACGCCCCCGAACTGGTGTGCGAGCCGGGACGCGGCATCTGCGCCGACGCCTTCGCCATCATCACCCGCGTCAAGGCGGTCCGCGACGGGACGAACGTGTTCCTGAACGACGGCGTCTATGGCGGCATGAACGAGCTGCCGGTGATCGGCAACCTCGACCGGCTGGAGGTGCTGACGCCCGAGGGCCGCTTGCGCGGGGAAAACAGCCACGGCCGCGTCGTCTTCGGCCCGACCTGCGATTCGGTGGACCGCCTGCCGGGCGAGATCTCGCTGCCCGACAACATCGAGGAGGGCGATTACGTCGTCTTCCACGGCGCGGGCGCCTATTCGGTCGTGACGAACACCCGCTTCAACGGCTTTGGCGAGATGCGGCAACTGACGGTGATGGGCTTCGACTGAGCCTTCGGGCGCCATCCGGCAAGGGTGGCGCTTTCGGTGGGGTGGAACCCCGCCCTACGGGGCAATCGGGGAGGCGTTCGTTCGGGATGACGGTGGGGTGAACCTCACCCTGCGCCATGTCCCGGCAGGGTGGGGTTCCATCCCACCACCAGCCGGCCACGTCCTCACGCCACCTTGGCTTGTTGCGGCGCGATCCCCAAGCCAGCGCAGACGGCCAGCGTCATCTGCGGCCGGTTGACCGTGTAGAAATGCAGCCGGTCCACGCCGCCCTCGATCAGCCGGCGGCAGAGATTCACCGCCATGTCCACGGCTAGCCGCCGCTCGCCTTCCGCACCCGCCTTGGCAAAGGCCTCGTCGGCCCAGGCCGGAACGCTCGCCCCGCAACGGGCGGCAAATTTCTTCGCACCCGACCAGTTCTGGATCGGCAGGATGCCGGGGATGATCGGGGCAGTGACGCCCTCCGCCGCGCAGGCGTCGCGGAAGCGGAAATAGACATCCGCGTCGAAGAAGAACTGGGTGATCGCGCTGGATGCGCCCGCGTCCACCTTGCGTTTCAGCCACTCCACGTCGGCGCTGGTGTCGGGGCTTTCCGGGTGCGGCTCGGGATAGGCACCGCAGCGGATGGAGAAGCCGCCCCGCGCCGCGATGGCCTCGATCAGTTCCACTGAATCGGCGAAGCCCTCGGGATGGGGCGCGAAGCGGTCTGCCCCCTGCGGCGGGTCGCCCCGCAGCGCCACGATCTCGCGCACGCCGGCAGCCGCATAGTCGTCCACGATCGCCATCGTTTCGGCGCGCGAGGCATCCACGCAGGTCAGGTGCGCCGCGACGTTCAGCCCGTAGTTCGAGGCCAGCGCCGTCACCGCCTCATGCGTCAACTGCCGGGTCGTGCCGCCCGCGCCATAGGTCACGGACACGAACTCCGGTCCCAGCGGCGCCAGCGCATTCGCCGTTTCCCACAGCTTGAAGGACTGGTCGAGGTTGCGGGGCGGGAAGAACTCGAAGCTGACAGAGGGGGTGGTCATCGCGGGTATCCTTTCACCCTTCTTGTGCCACGGCGCCTTCCGTGAGACAAATTCATCTTCCACAACTTCGACATGAATTCCATGCATCTTGAACTGCGCCATCTGCGGACGATCCGCGCCATCCACGACCAAGGCGGCCTTGCCCGTGCGGCCGAGGTGCTGAACATCACCCAATCGGCGCTGTCCCATCAGGTCCGCGCGCTGGAGGATCAGGCCGGCACGTCGCTGTTCCTGCGCCAGACCAAGCCCATGCGCCTGTCCCCCGCCGGGCTGCGGCTGCTGGCCGTGGCGCGTCAGGTCCTGCCACTGGTCGAGGCGGCAGAATCCGAGATGCGCGGCGTGACGCAGGGCAAGCTGGGACGGCTGCACATCGCCATGGAATGCCACGCCTGCTTCAACTGGCTGCTGCCGGCGCTGGACGCCTTCCGCCACGACTGGCCGGGGGTGGACATCGACGTGCGCGCGGGGCTGGCCTTCACCGCCCTGCCCGCCCTGGTGCGGGGCGATGCGGACATGGTGATTTCCTCGGACCCCGAGGACCTGCCCGGCATCGTGTTCGAGCCGCTGTTCGACTACAACCCCCTGCTGGTCGTGCCCGCCCGCCATCCGCTGGCCGGCCGCGATTTTGCCGAGCCGGCCGACCTTTCGGCTGAAACGCTCATCACCTATCCGATGGACCGCGCCCGGCTGGATGTGTTCTCGCATTTCCTCGACCCCGCCGGGGTGCAGCCCGGCGCTGTGCGGGAAATCGAGCTGACCGACGTGATCCTGCTGCTGGTCGCCTCGGGGCGCGGCGTGTCGGTGCTGCCCGACTGGGTGCTGGAACGCGAGGCCGGCAACCCGGAACTGGTGACGCTGCCGCTGGGCCGCCGCGGGGTGGTGCGCCGCCTTTACGCGGCGGTGCGCGAAGCCGACCGCGACCTGGCCTTCATGGGCGACATGATCCGCCTGGCGCGCGAAGGGCGAAACGCCGGCTGACGCGAGGGACCCCGGCGGCCCTTCGGGACGTTCCTTCGGGAAGACCATGCAAGGGGAAACACAATGCTCGCCTCGTTCCTCATGGGCCTCGTCGGGGGTCAGCGATCCATGACGCCGCTGGCGGCGGTGGCAGTGGCCGCCGCGCGCGGGGACCTGCCGCGGGACTGCGCGGCGCCGGACATCCTGCGCGAACCGGCGGTCGCGGCGGGCGCCGTCGCGCTGGCGCTGGCGGAACTGGCGGGCGACAAGATGAAAAGCGCGCCCGACCGGATCGTGCCGCCGGGACTTGCCGCCCGCTTCATCGTGGCGGGCTTTGCCGCCGGTGCGCTGGCGCCGCGCGGGCGATTTCTGGAAGGGGCCGCGCTGGGCGGGATCACGGCGGTCGCGGCCTCCTACCCCGGCTGGCGGGCGCGGATGGCCGCTATGGAAGATCACGGCCAGACCCCCACCGGACTGGTCGAGGACGCGCTGGTCGTGACCGCCGCCGCCGCCATCGTCGCCGCGATGCGCCCCAGGCGCCGCTGATCCGCCCGCCTTCACTTCCGGCGGGGATCGGCCTAAAGGGGCCTGCCCCGTCCCGAAGGATTTCCCCATGCCCAGCGCCAACCTCAACCTGATGATCAAGGCCGCGCGCAAGGCGGGCCGCAGCCTGGTCAAGGACTTCCGAGAGGTCGAGAACCTGCAGGTCTCGTCGAAAGGCCCCGGCGACTTCGTCAGCCGCGCCGACCGCGAGGCGGAACGGATCATCAAGGAGGACCTGCGCACCGCCCGCCCGAACTATGGCTGGGTCGGCGAGGAAACCGGCGCCGAGGCAGGCGAAGATCCCACCCGCCGCTGGATCGTCGATCCGCTGGACGGCACCACCAACTTCCTGCACGGATTGCCGCACTGGGCGGTCAGCATCGGGCTGGAACACAAGGGCGAGATCGTCGCGGCCGTCGTCTTCGATCCCGCCAAGGACGAGTTGTTCACCGCCGAAAAGGGCGACGGGGCCTTCGTCAACGACAAGCGCCTGCGGGTGTCGGGACGGCGCGACATGAACAGCGCGATCTTTGCGACCGGCGTGCCCTTCGGGGCCAAGACGACGCTTCCGGCGACGCTGAAGGATCTGGCGCGGCTGATGCCGGTCTGCGCGGGCGTGCGGCGCTGGGGCTCGGCGGCGCTGGATCTCGCCTATGTCGCGGCGGGGCGCTATGACGGCTACTGGGAACGCGGCATCCAGCCCTGGGACATCGCGGCGGGCATCCTGCTGGTGCGCGAGGCCGGCGGCTTCGTCGAACCCCTGCGCGATCACGCCGGCCTCATCGCCGATTCCAGCACCATCGTCTGCGCCAACCCGCAACTGTTCGAGACCTTCTCGGGGATCGTCCGCAGCCGAGACTGAGGCGCGAAAACCGTCGCCATCCTGCACCCCGCGCGGCCTTTCCCGTCGTCCGAGAATGGCCCGGCTTGACACTTGCCGCCCCAAGGGCGAGCGCCGGGGTATCTCGCCTGTCGCGGTGCCCCCTCATGCCTTCCCCTGATTCGCCGGTCGCTGCGCCGGTGCCGCTTTCCCCTGCCCCCCTTCATGCCGCGCCGGAAATCCCGCCGCAGCCCGTCCGCCCGGACGACCGGCAGGGCCTCGCGATCCTGCTGGTCTGCGTCACCAGCCTGATCTTCGCGATCCAGGACGGACTG contains:
- a CDS encoding helix-turn-helix domain-containing protein, translating into MAEIRKTYGEGCIAAHALDLIGDRWALLVVRELMLGPKRFGAIRAGLPGVASNILTRRLEDLERAGILRRRSLPAPASAPAYELTESGLGLRPVLRELCRWGAAMPGHDPRLPISPTALMLSMEAMIRPAGRFTAGFEMEGEAFALTADAQGLHIRRTDAAAGEMSFTGHPNDMAATIYGPVPLADVAASGQVRFTGDLSRGQGFVDLFRLRRPIPAGEDA
- a CDS encoding VOC family protein, which produces MTRLIPHLWYNSEAEEAARFYASVIPDSRIDHVTTMPIETPSGPPGSVTIVEFTLAGQPMVGFTGGPMDTFNHAISLMVECDTQGEIDRIWDALLDGGAPEQCGWLRDRWGVAWQIAPKRLAEMMRSNDRAAAARTAQAMMGMVKLDLAELERAFAG
- a CDS encoding Lrp/AsnC family transcriptional regulator; protein product: MDDTDRAIIAHLGQDARMSVAVLARRLKLARSTVQARLERLETTGAIAGYTLRLGEAARVTRIRATCLLTIEPRAQAAILGRLKALPAVEKVHSTSGRVDLLLQLGCASTVELDEVLDRIGNLTGVRSSESLVHLSTKFDRAI
- a CDS encoding type III PLP-dependent enzyme; the encoded protein is MGLTEGHLAKTMWENPAEIVRSLKPENPVMVFAPTVLQDRARAFLAGFPGFVTYAVKSNPDEAVIQNLVQAGIKGFDVASPFEIDLIGRLAPMAVRHYHNPVRSRAEIAHAVAAGIKAWSVDSQTELDKLFEQVPTDACEISPRFKLPVLGAAYDFGSKFGASPELAADLLRAVHEKGYTASLTFHPGTQCTDPHAWEQYIRTAAEIAEMAGVRPKRLNVGGGFPSWRVHGVEPDLSAIFDLIGRTTAEAFGADAPELVCEPGRGICADAFAIITRVKAVRDGTNVFLNDGVYGGMNELPVIGNLDRLEVLTPEGRLRGENSHGRVVFGPTCDSVDRLPGEISLPDNIEEGDYVVFHGAGAYSVVTNTRFNGFGEMRQLTVMGFD
- the metF gene encoding methylenetetrahydrofolate reductase [NAD(P)H], producing MTTPSVSFEFFPPRNLDQSFKLWETANALAPLGPEFVSVTYGAGGTTRQLTHEAVTALASNYGLNVAAHLTCVDASRAETMAIVDDYAAAGVREIVALRGDPPQGADRFAPHPEGFADSVELIEAIAARGGFSIRCGAYPEPHPESPDTSADVEWLKRKVDAGASSAITQFFFDADVYFRFRDACAAEGVTAPIIPGILPIQNWSGAKKFAARCGASVPAWADEAFAKAGAEGERRLAVDMAVNLCRRLIEGGVDRLHFYTVNRPQMTLAVCAGLGIAPQQAKVA
- a CDS encoding LysR family transcriptional regulator, giving the protein MHLELRHLRTIRAIHDQGGLARAAEVLNITQSALSHQVRALEDQAGTSLFLRQTKPMRLSPAGLRLLAVARQVLPLVEAAESEMRGVTQGKLGRLHIAMECHACFNWLLPALDAFRHDWPGVDIDVRAGLAFTALPALVRGDADMVISSDPEDLPGIVFEPLFDYNPLLVVPARHPLAGRDFAEPADLSAETLITYPMDRARLDVFSHFLDPAGVQPGAVREIELTDVILLLVASGRGVSVLPDWVLEREAGNPELVTLPLGRRGVVRRLYAAVREADRDLAFMGDMIRLAREGRNAG
- a CDS encoding DUF4126 domain-containing protein, whose product is MLASFLMGLVGGQRSMTPLAAVAVAAARGDLPRDCAAPDILREPAVAAGAVALALAELAGDKMKSAPDRIVPPGLAARFIVAGFAAGALAPRGRFLEGAALGGITAVAASYPGWRARMAAMEDHGQTPTGLVEDALVVTAAAAIVAAMRPRRR
- a CDS encoding inositol monophosphatase family protein, with the protein product MPSANLNLMIKAARKAGRSLVKDFREVENLQVSSKGPGDFVSRADREAERIIKEDLRTARPNYGWVGEETGAEAGEDPTRRWIVDPLDGTTNFLHGLPHWAVSIGLEHKGEIVAAVVFDPAKDELFTAEKGDGAFVNDKRLRVSGRRDMNSAIFATGVPFGAKTTLPATLKDLARLMPVCAGVRRWGSAALDLAYVAAGRYDGYWERGIQPWDIAAGILLVREAGGFVEPLRDHAGLIADSSTIVCANPQLFETFSGIVRSRD